A genome region from Triticum aestivum cultivar Chinese Spring chromosome 2B, IWGSC CS RefSeq v2.1, whole genome shotgun sequence includes the following:
- the LOC123040612 gene encoding probable calcium-binding protein CML24, translating to MVGDGFSGREKGRTPSRPSAYAGDTTRPRSSFHPPSYKAARLSARSSSPHRPKISKAMAGEHQQSQGAAKALSKGSPSPSFRLRNGSLNAVRLRRVFDMFDRNGDGQITVDELAQALDALGLEADRASLAATVGAHVPPGASGLRFEDFEGLHRALGDALFGALADDAEEGGAGGQNEEEMREAFKVFDVDGDGFISASELQEVLKKLGMPEASSLANVREMICNVDRDSDGRVDFGEFKIMMQGINV from the coding sequence ATGGTAGGCGATGGATTTTCCGGCAGAGAAAAAGGAAGGACGCCAAGCCGGCCCTCCGCCTACGCCGGGGACACGACGCGGCCCCGCTCCTCCTTCCATCCCCCGTCCTATAAAGCTGCGAGACTCTCGGCGCGGTCCTCCTCCCCACACCGTCCGAAAATAAGCAAGGCAATGGCCGGCGAGCATCAGCAGAGCCAGGGCGCGGCCAAGGCCCTGTCCAagggctcgccgtcgccgtcgttccGCCTGCGTAACGGCAGCCTGAACGCGGTGCGGCTGCGGCGCGTGTTCGACATGTTCGACCGCAACGGCGACGGCCAGATCACGGTGGACGAGCTGGCGCAGGCGCTTGACGCGCTCGGGCTGGAGGCGGACCGCGCCAGCCTGGCCGCCACCGTGGGCGCGCACGTGCCGCCCGGCGCCTCCGGGCTCCGCTTCGAGGACTTCGagggcctccaccgcgcgctcggCGACGCGCTCTTCGGCGCCCTCGCGGACGACGCcgaggagggcggcgccggcgggcagaACGAGGAGGAGATGCGGGAGGCCTTCAAGGTGTTCGACGTGGACGGCGACGGCTTCATCTCGGCGTCGGAGCTGCAGGAGGTGCTCAAGAAGCTGGGCATGCCCGAGGCCAGCAGCCTGGCCAACGTCCGGGAGATGATCTGCAACGTCGACCGCGACAGCGACGGCCGCGTCGACTTCGGCGAGTTCAAGATCATGATGCAAGGGATCAACGTCTGA
- the LOC123043670 gene encoding mediator of RNA polymerase II transcription subunit 33A codes for MGAAEAPALAAAPAAGGGGELLERRVMAAVKASEARGDPPLLRAVEISRLAAGEPGAGVPSADLAGILVSNLCFAHNSPSLWKLLDQAMSSRLLCPLHVLALLTARVLPQRRAQPEAYRLYLELLKGNVTSFSLSLLAGPNRDKITKSIDAALQLSKSYGVSGTDFGHVVILFVLIVITKLIDCVLEDCGISSGMTQEQESVYPTEGPQPMDMDVKGVSAVKQNEQREQLRRKNTVMSLEVLHIMAADRKIQAFLRLICLNMPDKFSVLSQRLTLIEAHKMALERLLPTSHKIDDLVMYIWRVSNLDYQPNNKRLVGVLGNLRSSNSMLGQLTGAGRAACWIIFDIYMENAMDGRHLGGISAIEIIKEMSKTAQAINEASWQETFKALWISALRLVQRAREPLEGPIPHLDTRLCMLLALIPLAIAAILKEETDACGAEGNKSLPRRLGLVSSLQDLVQYPGLLVPPSSLVNVANAAASKAAIFRANCKVVGGNPSMIGQSDSSTKAVGNMLHLIVEACISRNLIDTTAYLWPGYVVLPGHSKDTSLPQESPWVNFMQGAPLSDPLKNALIATPASSVAELDKLYHIALNGSEQEKSAAAKIVCGASLVRGWNIQEHVVRMVVKLLSPPLPSDSSLQGSMSHYLSQKSTLNAILLGVSYVDAVHIFSLYGMVPDVAAALMPLCEAFGSMPPPSNHRSTIVDETSVYSVFSCAFLCLLRLWKFYKPPQEYCLAGRGGSVRLELTLDYLVLMHNSRIEFPNSSTTSTNSGSSTGSFDEVPTQPIYIDSFPKLRAWYIQNQACIASTLSGLGNTNPVHQVANKILSMICRKITKSGVVSGNLSSASSSSVSGSSLSTSDDSYQRPTLPAWEFLEAVPYVLEAVLTACSHGRISSRDMTTSLRDLVDFLPASLAAIVSYFSAEITRGIWKAVPMNGTEWPSPGAALHSIEDEVKEILASAGVQIHSCYPRGVPPMLPLPMAALVSLTITFKLDRSLDYIHGIIGQALENCAGGSSWPSMPIIGALWTQKVRRWHDFIVLSCIRSPFGRDKDAVAQLIQSCFSSFLRSSPSSGSDITASRGVGALMGESITGHQGLHFPMAPGFIYLRTCRTFHDTYFVSEMILRQVIDCSHKLANGWSSNGPPHVKSGRPPLSGAASMASQVAMLGAGLLCVAGGPLLVQVLYEETLPTLLLSAQEQMLEDPGPVASRLQGYAMANMLFFCGSLLWGSEKTSPIMKLSFLSRRPRVVGTHMDFIAGVLDGHILLGCDPGTWKAYVSCFVFLVVKFVPTWLRDIKLDTLKKIAAGLRSWHENDLALSLLERGGPKAISAVVETLLQ; via the exons ATGGGGGCGGCGGAGGCGCCGGCCCTGGCGGCCGCGCCCGCCGCGGGGGGCGGGGGCGAGCTGCTGGAGCGGAGGGTGATGGCGGCGGTCAAGGCGTCGGAGGCGCGCGGGGACCCGCCGCTGCTGCGGGCGGTGGAGATCTCCCGCCTCGCCGCCGGGGAGCCCGGGGCCGGGGtccccagcgcggacctcgccGGGATCCTCGTCTCCAACCTCTGCTTCGCGCACAACTCGCCCTCGCTCTGGAAGCTGCTCGACCAGGCCATGTCGTCCCGCCTCCTCTGCCCGCTCCACGTCCTCGCGCTCCTCACCGCCAG GGTTCTGCCGCAGCGCCGGGCGCAGCCGGAGGCGTACCGGCTGTACCTCGAGCTGCTGAAGGGCAACGTCACGTCCTTCTCGCTGTCGCTCCTGGCCGGGCCTAATCGTGACAA GATAACAAAATCCATCGACGCTGCTCTGCAACTGTCTAAAAGCTACGGGGTTTCTGGGACGGACTTTGGCCATGTTGTCATCCTGTTTGTGTTGATTGTTATCACCAAACTGATCGATTGTGTGCTGGAGGATTGCGGCATTTCATCTGGAATGACACAGGAGCAGGAGAGTGTATATCCCACTGAAGGGCCCCAGCCCATGGACATGGATGTCAAGGGGGTCTCCGCTGTGAAGCAAAATGAGCAGCGTGAACAGTTGCGTCGAAAGAACACCGTCATGTCTTTGGAAGTGTTGCATATCATGGCCGCTGATAGGAAGATTCAAGCATTTCTGCGCTTGATATGTCTTAACAT GCCTGACAAATTCAGTGTTCTGAGCCAGAGGCTGACACTGATTGAAGCTCACAAGATGGCACTCGAGAGATTATTGCCTACTAGTCATAAAATTGATGATCTCGTGATGTATATCTGGAGAGTGAGCAATCTAGATTACCAACCAAACAACAAACGGCTTGTGGGTGTTCTTGGTAACTTGAGATCCAGCAATTCCATGCTGGGCCAACTTACAGGAGCTGGGAGAGCTGCCTGTTGGATTATATTTGATATTTACATGGAGAATGCAATGGATGGGAGGCATCTAGGCGGTATATCTGCTATCGAGATTATAAAAG AAATGTCCAAGACAGCCCAAGCAATTAATGAGGCAAGTTGGCAGGAAACTTTTAAAGCTCTTTGGATTTCTGCCCTTCGTCTTGTACAGCGG GCTAGAGAACCTCTAGAGGGTCCAATTCCTCATCTAGACACAAGATTATGCATGCTATTAGCTCTTATTCCACTAGCAATTGCTGCAATTCTCAAGGAAGAAACTGATGCATGTGGAGCTGAAGGAAACAAAAGTCTGCCCCGAAGACTAGGACTTGTATCTTCTCTTCAGGATTTGGTGCAATATCCAGGACTTCTTGTACCACCTTCATCATTGGTGAATGTGGCCAATGCTGCGGCTTCAAAAGCTGCAATATTTAGGGCCAACTGTAAGGTTGTTGGTGGCAACCCTAGCATGATTGGCCAGAGTGACTCTTCGACGAAAGCTG TTGGAAACATGCTACATCTTATAGTTGAAGCCTGTATTTCGAGGAATTTGATCGACACAACTGCTTACTTGTGGCCTGGTTATGTTGTACTACCGGGGCATTCGAAGGATACATCTTTACCCCAGGAATCGCCATGGGTAAACTTTATGCAAGGAGCTCCACTATCTGATCCACTGAAAAATGCTCTCATTGCTACTCCTGCTTCAAG TGTTGCAGAACTGGATAAACTGTACCACATCGCATTGAATGGTTCAGAACAAGAAAAGTCAGCTGCAGCTAAAATTGTGTGCGGTGCATCACTTGTGCGTGGTTGGAATATTCAG GAACATGTTGTCCGCATGGTGGTCAAGTTATTGTCGCCTCCTTTGCCCTCAGATTCTTCATTACAGGGGAGCATGAGCCACTACCTTAGTCAGAAGTCTACCTTAAATGCAATCTTACTTGGTGTCTCATATGTCGATGCTGTCCACATTTTTTCTTTGTATGGAATG GTTCCAGATGTTGCTGCAGCTTTAATGCCACTCTGTGAAGCTTTTGGGTCAATGCCACCCCCATCTAACCACAGGTCTACCATTGTTGATGAAACGTCGGTTTACTCGGTCTTCTCTTGTGCATTTCTTTGTCTTCTCCGGTTGTGGAAATTTTACAAACCCCCTCAAGAGTATTGTCTTGCTGGCCGTGGAGGCTCGGTAAGGTTGGAACTTACTCTGGACTATTTGGTGTTAATGCACAATAGCCGTATTGAGTTCCCAAATTCATCTACTACTAGTACTAACTCTGGCAGCAGTACGGGCTCGTTCGACGAGGTCCCAACCCAACCAATTTATATTGACTCCTTCCCCAAGCTAAGGGCTTGGTACATTCAGAATCAAGCTTGCATAGCCTCTACTCTTTCTGGACTTGGCAATACAAACCCTGTCCATCAAGTTGCAAACAAAATTTTGAGTATGATTTGCCGGAAAATTACTAAAAGCGGGGTAGTATCTGGTAATCTTTCATCTGCTTCCAGTAGCAGTGTCAGTGGTTCCTCTCTAAGTACATCTGACGATTCTTACCAAAGGCCGACACTTCCAGCATGGGAATTTCTAGAAGCAGTTCCTTATGTTCTTGAAGCTGTTCTTACAGCTTGTTCTCACGGGAGGATTTCCAGCCGAGACATGACTACCA GTTTAAGGGATCTAGTGGACTTCTTACCAGCTTCTCTTGCTGCAATTGTTAGTTACTTCTCAGCAGAAATTACACGAGGAATATGGAAAGCTGTCCCTATGAACGGAACTGAATGGCCCAGCCCTGGTGCTGCTCTTCACTCCATTGAAGATGAAGTAAAGGAAATCCTTGCATCTGCTGGTGTTCAGATTCACAGCTGCTATCCAC GTGGTGTGCCGCCAATGCTTCCTTTACCAATGGCTGCACTTGTCAGCTTGACAATTACGTTTAAGCTGGATAGGAGTCTCGACTACATTCACGGGATCATTGGTCAGGCACTGGAGAACTGTGCAGGGGGTAGTTCCTGGCCAAGCATGCCCATCATAGGGGCCTTGTGGACACAGAAAGTGCGAAGGTGGCATGATTTTATTGTCCTCTCATGTATCCGGTCTCCGTTTGGTAGAGACAAAGATGCTGTGGCACAGCTCATCCAAAGTTGCTTCTCATCCTTTCTGCGCTCATCCCCATCCAGTGGGTCTGATATTACTGCAAGCCGTGGAGTTGGAGCTTTAATGGGAGAGTCAATCACAGGCCACCAAGGTCTTCATTTTCCCATGGCCCCTGGATTCATCTACCTGAGAACTTGTCGAACATTCCACGATACTTACTTTGTGAGCGAGATGATCCTCAGGCAAGTGATTGATTGTTCCCACAAACTTGCAAATGGCTGGTCTTCCAATGGGCCTCCACATGTAAAATCAGGTCGACCGCCACTGTCTGGTGCTGCATCCATGGCTTCTCAGGTTGCCATGCTTGGTGCGGGACTGCTGTGTGTTGCAGGGGGGCCTCTCCTGGTCCAGGTGCTATATGAGGAGACCTTGCCGACCCTACTGCTATCAGCTCAGGAACAGATGTTGGAAGACCCTGGACCAGTGGCCAGCAGACTTCAAGGTTATGCCATGGCCAACATGCTTTTCTTCTGTGGGAGTCTACTCTGGGGCTCAGAAAAGACTTCTCCCATCATGAAACTGTCATTCCTCTCGAGAAGACCGCGAGTGGTGGGCACCCACATGGATTTCATTGCTGGTGTTCTGGATGGGCACATCCTGCTGGGGTGCGACCCAGGTACGTGGAAGGCGTATGTATCGTGCTTTGTATTCCTTGTGGTGAAGTTTGTCCCGACATGGCTACGGGACATAAAACTGGACACGCTGAAGAAGATTGCCGCGGGGCTTCGAAGTTGGCACGAGAACGATCTTGCTCTGTCACTACTCGAGCGAGGAGGACCAAAGGCAATCTCTGCTGTAGTTGAAACCTTGCTACAATGA